The genomic interval ATTATAACTTATTTTTTCTTTAACTTATACTGATTATACAATTATTCTGTCACTAATTTAGACTTTAACTTTTCGATCATCCGTGTCAATTGTTCAAAGACTTGTTCATACGTTTCATACTGCCCGCCATAAGGGTCTTCTACAGCCAAATCTTCACCCACATAATCATTTAATGCATACACGTTCACTTGTGGTCCATACATCGCTTGAATCATTTGGCGATGTGAAGCCGTCATCGTTAAAATCAAATCCGCTTCAGCATCCCCCGCATCAAACAATTGTGCACCATTCGGTAGCGGTAACTCATGACGTCGTAACAATTCACGACTATGTGGCGATATCGGGTGTCCTTTTTGTGCCATCAGACCCCTTGAAACAATTTCAAAGTCTGGCATTAACTGTTTTGCAATACTTTCGGCTAATGGACTGCGACACGTGTTGCCGGTACATACAAATACGATTTTCATAACGACTCATCCTTTACGACTTGTTGACTGACCGCTTTAAGCATCCGATTTCTCAACGCTTCAGTTTCAAAATTATTTTCAAATCCATAAATATACGCCATGTCTACATCATCTAATTGGTCTAATTGGTGTAACACGTCATACAGATTATAGTTCGCACCTTGAATATCGGATTCACTTTCACTCATGACAATGACTTGCACACTTGCTGGCAAAAACTTTTTCTTCGTTTCAGGTACGATAAATGCGATTTTCGACCAGTCTTCGTGTGCATGTTCGTGAACCGGTGCATTTAACTGCTCTATCATTTTAAGAGGCGTTGACGGCGCATAATGACGATATTTCATCCCTGGCGCAATCGGCTTTTCAGTAGCTAGCGGACTGTGGACTTCGACTGATTGTGGCAAAATATCATTCAACATGTTGCGCATTATCGTACCTGGGCGTGCAATTCGAAATGGGAATGAGGTGCAATCCACAACTGTACTTTCCAATCCTGCATCACTTTGCGTAGATTGTATGATGCCATCCACACGTTGATTCAAATCATTAAACGCATGTTCAAACGTTGTTGGGGAGGGACGTCCACTTAAATTTGCGCTCGGTGCTGCAATCGGCAAATCGACTGCTCTTAACAATGCTAAAGCTACAGGATGACTCGGCATACGCACTGCAACGGAATTCAATCCACCCGTGACGCGATCACATAAGAACCCTTGTTTTAACGGTAGTATAAAGGTAATCGGTCCCGGCCAAAAAGCTTCCATTAATTTACGTGTCGCCTCCGAAATATTTGCTACAAAATCGTCGAGCTGATCCGTATCATGAATGTGCACAATTAAAGGGTTATCGGAAGGCCGCCCTTTTGCTTCATAAATTTTACGAATGGCCGTATCATCTTTTGCATTTCCACCTAAACCGTAAACAGTTTCTGTCGGTAGTACGACGAGTCCGCCATCCTGTAAAGTTTTTACAATTTCTGGTAATTTCGGATATTTTTCTAGCCTTGTTGTATAATCACGAACATCCCAAATTTTCGTTTCTGACATTAACGTCCACCTCTCCTTCTCTTCTATTTTACTACAAAAATAAAAATGGGTGCATGACTTCAATCGTAAGAATACATCTTAGATTTTACTGTCGTGCATCCATTTATAATTAATGTTATATTGACGCTCACTCACCAAATTTTTCATTGCCTCATAAACATAGTGACTATGGCTGAGTCCATTTAAAATGAAAAATTCGTGCATGACCGTTGATGTCGTTAATCACTTCTGTCGTAATATGCGGATACAACTGTTGCATCATGAGCGTTAACTTTACACCTTGTTGGAAGCCAATTTCAAAGACGACCGGTGCACCGTCTTGCATGACATGAGGTAAATCGCGTAATATCGCTGCATACACTTGATACCCTTCTTGATCTGCAAAAAGGGCCATATGCGGTTCATATTGAATCACACTGTCATCCATCAATGCGCGTTCATGCTCACCAATGTACGGTGGATTAGAAATTAAACCATCCAATCGAATGCCTTGATTAATCAACGGCTGTAACGCATTTCCTTGTAAAAAGGTGATGTCTTGTTGCAAACGCTGTGCATTCCGATGTGCGACTGTTAACGCTTGAGACGAAATATCTGTCGCAATCACACGCAATTCAGGTCTTTCAGCTTTTAAAGTGACGGCAATCGCACCACTTCCCACACCAATGTCAGCAACAACTTTAGCAGCTGTCAATTGTGTAAAAAAATAATGCACCACTTCTTCTGTCTCGGGTCTAGGAATGAGTACATCCGAATTCACTTTAAACTGACGGCCGTAAAACTCAGCTTGACCGACAACATATTGCACTGGCATTCCCGCGAGCAGCTGTGATAAACCGTCATTCAACTGTTTAAGTGTTGAATCAGGAATTGGCGTCATTTCATTCAATATTAAAGCTGTTCTCGACCATTGCAACGTATCCATCATGAACCATTGGATGGCGTTCGCTTCATATCCATTGGCCACCATTTGCTGCTCAGCATGTTGTCGCCACTGTTTATAATTCACCAGTATTAAGCTCTTTCAATTTTTCAGTTTGTTCGTGCATCGTTAACGCATCCACAATTTCGTCTAGCTTGCCTTCCATAATTTGGTCTAATTTTTGTAATGTTAAACCAATGCGGTGGTCTGTCACACGGCTTTGCGGATAGTTATATGTGCGAATACGTTCTGAACGGTCACCTGTACCAACCGCTGACTTACGTTGCGCTGCATATTTTTGTTGTTCTTCTTGCAACTTCATATCATACAAACGTGCTTTTAACACTTTCATCGCTTTTTCACGGTTTTGAATTTGCGATTTTTCTGAAGATGTCGCAATGACCCCAGTTGGAATATGGGTAATACGTACGGCAGAGTCCGTTGTATTGACGTGCTGTCCACCCGCACCACTTGAACGATACGTATCGATTTTCAAGTCTTCATTGCGAATTTCGATTTCTACATCTTCTACTTCTGGCAATACTGCAACTGTTGCCGTTGACGTATGAATACGGCCACCTGATTCTGTTTCAGGGACACGTTGAACACGGTGCGCACCATTTTCATATTTCAACTTACTGTAGGCACCGTCACCAGATACTGAGAAACTGATTTCTTTATAACCACCGTGGTCACTTTCTGTCGCTTCTACAATTTCAAGTTTAAAACGATGTGACTCAGCAAACTTTGAATACATACGGAATAAGTCACCAGCAAAAATAGCCGCTTCATCGCCACCTGCAGCCCCACGAATTTCCACAATAACGTCTTTTTCGTCATTCGGATCTTTTGGAATCAATAAAAATTTAAGTCGTTCTTCAAGTTCTGGAACTTCCGCTTTTAAGCCAGTCTCTTCTTCCTTTAACATCGCTACTTCATCGCTATCATCTGTTTCTGAAAGCATAAACTCTATTGCTTGAATATCTTCTTTCACTTGTTTGTAATGACGGTAGACTTCTACAGTTTTATGTAATTCTGATTGTTCCTTTGAATATTTGCGTAATAAATCTGAGTCACTGACCACTTCTGGGTCGCTAAGCAATTCGTTCAGTTGCTCATAACGTTCTTCAACAATATCTAATTGATCAAACATTATTCTTGTCCCTCCTTAGTATCTTCACTTGGTGCTACGATATGATGTGCACGACAACGCGGCTCATAACTTTCATTTGCACCTACAAGTATAATCGGATCATCCACTTTTGCAGGTTTACCATCAATTAATCGTTGTGTACGACTTGATGAAGCACCACATACAGCACAGACTGCTTGTAGTTTAGTAATATGCTCACTTACTGCAAGCATTTCTGGTACTGGATGAAATGGCTCGCCTCTAAAATCCATATCTAGCCCGGCTGTAATGACTCTATAACCTTTTTCTGCAAGTGTTTCTGCAATTTCTACAATTTCTTCATCAAAAAATTGAATTTCATCAATACCAATAATATCTACATCTTTTAAATTATAATTCCATATTTCATTTGCTTTAGAAATATTAATCGCTTCTATTTCATTACCATTGTGTGAAACCACTTTTTCTTTATGATAGCGGTCATCAATAACTGGTTTAAAAACGATAACTTTTTGCTTGGCATAAACACCTCTGCGTAATCGTCTAATCAGTTCTTCTGACTTACCACTAAACATACTTCCGGTAATACATTCTATCCAACCTGAATGGTACGCTTCATACATCGTTCTTTCCACCTTTTCCAAAACAAAATCAATTCATTATATCATAAAATATCCGTATTCGTTGATGTAATTCGTACGTATATCAAAAATCATTAAATGCTTACTTATTTTATTTGAAGTCGTGGGTCTAGACTTTCAAAACGTGATCATTTCAATGGTGCCCTCGCAAATCAAGCAATAAAAAAGTGGGCACACAATCTAAAGGTTTAGATTCCGTTTACCCACTTCAACGCACAACACGTTTCCTTATGATGCGGTATCAAAGAAAACGTGTTTACGTATATTTTATTCACATTTCATCAAGCACAAAGTTTGAGCAGACAGCTATCCACCCAAGCCAATGTTGTCTTAGTTGTCTGATTTGAGACCAAATTTTTTGTTGAAACGTTCCACACGACCATCTGCCGCAGCAAACTTTTGACGTCCTGTGTAGAATGGGTGTGAATCAGAAGAAATATCTAAACGAATAACTGGGTACTCGTTACCATCTTCCCATTCCATTGTTTCGTTTGAAAATTTAGTAGAACCGCTTAAAAATTTGTAATCAGTTGTCGTATCTAAAAAGATAACTTTACGGTATTCTGGATGAATCCCTTGTTTCATAATTTTCAGCTCCTTTGCCCTGAACCATCCGGAACAGAGTTATTTCTGAGTTTTTACCCAATACTTAAACATTATATAGGCCGCATGATGAAATTGCAACCCTACATCTGAAATTATTCTGATTAAATAATAGGTTTACCTGTTTTGCTACTTTCAGCCGCACTTTGTTGTAACACTTCAAAGAATTCGGCATTCGATTTTGTTTTCTTCAACTTACGAATGAAACGTTCTGTAAAGTCAGACGAATTCGAAAACATATTGCGCAGTTGCCACAAGCTATCCAATTCGTTTTTCGGAACGAGTAGTTCTTCTTTACGCGTCGAACTTCTAGAAATATCAATCGCTGGATAAATACGACGTTCAGAAAGTTTTCTATCCAAATGCAATTCCATATTGCCTGTTCCTTTAAATTCTTCGTAAATCATATCATCCATGCGTGAGCCCGTGTCAATTAATGCTGTCGCTAAAATAGTTAAGCTTCCCCCTGCTTCTATATTTCTTGCTGCACCAAAAAACGTTTTAGGACCGTGTAATGACGCAGGATCCAAACCACCTGACAAAGTTCTACCACTCGGCGGAACGACTAGATTATACGCACGCGCTAAACGTGTAATCGAATCCATTAAAATAATGACATCTTCACCAATTTCTACGAGACGTTTTGCACGCTCGAGTAATAATTCTGCCACTTTCACATGATGTTTTGGATGCTCATCAAACGTAGAATGTACCACTTCCGCTTCATCAACTGAACGTTCAATGTCAGTCACTTCTTCTGGTCGTTCCCCTATAAGTAAAATAAATAATTTAGCGTTGGGTTTATTGGTTACAATAGCATTTGCGATTTCTTTGAGTAAAGAGGTTTTTCCGGCTTTCGGTGGTGCCACAATCAAGCCACGTTGACCTAAACCAATAGGTGTGACTAAATCCATCACACGTGTTGAATAATTTTGAGGTTCAGTTTCTAATCGAATTCGTTCATCTGGATATAAAGGTGTAAGTGCTTGGAAGTGAGGACGTTTTTTGACTTCTTCTGCGTTGTGGTCATTAACAAAGTCAACTTGAAGTAATCCATAATATTTTTCATTTTCTTTTGGTTTTCGAACTTTTCCTGTTACTTTATCGCCTAGTTTAATTTCAAATCGACGAATTTGGCTGGCAGAAATGTATATATCTTTTTCTCCTTTTGAGAAGTTAACCGTTCTTAAAAAGCCGTAACCATCTTGTTGGATATCATCGAGAATACCTTCCATATAGTAGTTTCCATCTTGTTCCATTTGCGCTTCCATAATTGCAAGTACGAGTTCTTTTTTGTTTAATTTACTATAGTTAACAAGTTTAAGAGATTTTGCCTTTTCAGTGAGGGCCTTTGTTGTATAATTCTTGTATAATTCATGAAAAGATTCATATTGCGGAGATGTTCGTTCCCTTGACATGTTAAACACTCATTTCATTTTAAATTCTATTTAATCGCAAATGTTACGATTAAACCTTACTATATCAAATAATGGGCTCAATGACAAAATATCAATGGAATTTACACTAAAAATTTGGATTTTATACATCATCATTTTTTCAATAAATGTCGTAAATGACGCGCATTTTTTAAAGTTTAGCGAATCATAGAAAAGTGGCATGAAATTAAAAGCTCATAAAATGAAGAAAATCTAATTTTTACGCTCAATTTAGCCATTTTTGATTTTATTTTTCAATATGCAAATTTTCTTTAAAAATTAAAAAAAGGCTAGGAAAACGCAATGTTCTCCTAGTCCTTTCCTAATTCATTTCATGCGCATGTTTTCACGCATACACTATTTAAAACAGTTATTCACCTTTGTAATAGCCTGCAATAGATTTCACTTCTAAAAATTCTTCAATACCGAAGTCGCCCCATTCGCGTCCGATACCTGATTGTTTATAACCACCGAATGGTAAATCTGACGCACGTCCAGCTTCGTTAATTTCGATTGTTCCTGCTTCAATTGAACGTGCAACACGGATTAAGTTATCTTTATTTTGACCGAAAACATAACCTGCAAGTCCGTATTTTGTATCGTTAGCAATTTCAATCGCTTCGTCTAAATCTTTATACGTAATAATTGACATGACAGGTCCAAAAATTTCTTCTTGGGCAATTGTCATTTGATTATTCACATTTGTAAAGATTGTTGGTTTCGCGAAATAACCTTTATCTAGGCCATCCGGTTTACCCGTACCGCCGTATAATAGTTCAGCGCCTTCATCGATTCCTTTTTGAATGTAGTCTTGTACTTGATTGTATTGTTTTTCACTAACAATAGGTCCCATTTGTGTTTCAGCATTTTGCGGATCGCCGACTTTAACGTTCGCCATTTGTTTTTTAACTTCTTTGAGGAAGTCGTCTTTAATACTTTCCGGTACAAGTGTACGTGTGCCTGCTGTACATACTTGCCCTGTATTGTTAACGACTTTCATGACTGCCGCTTTAGCCGCTTCTTCAAGATCCGCGTCATCTAAAATGATAAATGGAGATTTTCCGCCGAGTTCCAATGATACTTTTTTGAAGTCTTTGCTCGCTGCTTCCATAATTTTTGAACCTGTACCACCAGAACCTGTGAATGACATCATGCGGACATCAGGATGTTGACTTAGCGGTGTGCCGACACCTTCACCATCACCATTGACAAGGTTAAATACACCTTTTGGCACGCCAACTTTATCGAAAATTTCAGCTAAAATAATCGCTGCGTACGGTGTCATTTCAGACGGCTTGAGTACAACTGGACTTCCCGCCGCAAATGCTGCCGCTAATTTAAGTGATGTTTGGTTCGTTGGGAAGTTCCAAGGTGTCACAAGTCCCGCAACACCAATCGCTTCTTTCACGATTAAGTTATCTCCGCGACGTTCTTCAAATTGGAAATGATCTAATGCGTCACGTGCAGCTTTAAAATGGTTTAATCCCATTTGATAGTGCACTTTTTCTGATTGTGTGACAGGTGCACCAAGCTCTAATGTCATAGCTTCTATTAAATCATCTTTACGATTTTCATATTCTTTAACAATACGATCTAACAACTCTTGTCGTTCTTTGACAGAAGCGTTACGAAATGAAAGGTACACGTCATGAGCAGCTTGAACTGCTTGGTCTACATCTGCTTTATTTCCTTTTGCGATATGACCAAATACTTCTTCCGTGGCTGGATTGATGACTGCCATCGTTTCACCGCTATTGCTTTCAACCCATTCACCATTAATATATTGTTTCGTTTGATCTCTCATGAACAAACACTCCTTCATTTAATGTCATACACTTTGTATTGCCAAGTTCATTGCTTTTTAAACCTGACCAAACAAATCAAAAATATTCTGTCAAGTTGCAAAATATAAAAGAGTAAGCACATACGCAATTGTTCGCGTCGTCTTACTCTTTTATATCATTCGTTACTGCACTTTTTCTTCTAAATTAATATAGTCATGCGCCCAAGTTTCGAGCGGTTCTAATGCGCGCGCCAATGCTACACCTTTTTCTGTTAAATGGTAACAAACTGACGGCGGATTTGTCGAAATGACCTCTTTCGTTAATAAATCTGCATCAGCCAACTCAGCTACTTTCATTGACAATGCTCTATTTGTAATCGGACGTAAATGTCTTTTCATCTCTGAGAAATGCGCTTTATATCCATCGCAAGTCGAAAGGTAATGTAAAATCAAACCGTTCCAACTGCGTCCTAAAATTTTAAATGTTTCTTCTAAATATGGACATACTTCCATGGTTATCACCTCGCATTTTAAAATTTGTGATAACAACACTAAACGGATTAAGCTTCAACTTGTTCCGTCCAAATA from Staphylococcus sp. MI 10-1553 carries:
- a CDS encoding thymidine kinase — protein: MYEAYHSGWIECITGSMFSGKSEELIRRLRRGVYAKQKVIVFKPVIDDRYHKEKVVSHNGNEIEAINISKANEIWNYNLKDVDIIGIDEIQFFDEEIVEIAETLAEKGYRVITAGLDMDFRGEPFHPVPEMLAVSEHITKLQAVCAVCGASSSRTQRLIDGKPAKVDDPIILVGANESYEPRCRAHHIVAPSEDTKEGQE
- the prfA gene encoding peptide chain release factor 1; translation: MFDQLDIVEERYEQLNELLSDPEVVSDSDLLRKYSKEQSELHKTVEVYRHYKQVKEDIQAIEFMLSETDDSDEVAMLKEEETGLKAEVPELEERLKFLLIPKDPNDEKDVIVEIRGAAGGDEAAIFAGDLFRMYSKFAESHRFKLEIVEATESDHGGYKEISFSVSGDGAYSKLKYENGAHRVQRVPETESGGRIHTSTATVAVLPEVEDVEIEIRNEDLKIDTYRSSGAGGQHVNTTDSAVRITHIPTGVIATSSEKSQIQNREKAMKVLKARLYDMKLQEEQQKYAAQRKSAVGTGDRSERIRTYNYPQSRVTDHRIGLTLQKLDQIMEGKLDEIVDALTMHEQTEKLKELNTGEL
- a CDS encoding aldehyde dehydrogenase family protein, which translates into the protein MRDQTKQYINGEWVESNSGETMAVINPATEEVFGHIAKGNKADVDQAVQAAHDVYLSFRNASVKERQELLDRIVKEYENRKDDLIEAMTLELGAPVTQSEKVHYQMGLNHFKAARDALDHFQFEERRGDNLIVKEAIGVAGLVTPWNFPTNQTSLKLAAAFAAGSPVVLKPSEMTPYAAIILAEIFDKVGVPKGVFNLVNGDGEGVGTPLSQHPDVRMMSFTGSGGTGSKIMEAASKDFKKVSLELGGKSPFIILDDADLEEAAKAAVMKVVNNTGQVCTAGTRTLVPESIKDDFLKEVKKQMANVKVGDPQNAETQMGPIVSEKQYNQVQDYIQKGIDEGAELLYGGTGKPDGLDKGYFAKPTIFTNVNNQMTIAQEEIFGPVMSIITYKDLDEAIEIANDTKYGLAGYVFGQNKDNLIRVARSIEAGTIEINEAGRASDLPFGGYKQSGIGREWGDFGIEEFLEVKSIAGYYKGE
- a CDS encoding winged helix-turn-helix transcriptional regulator produces the protein MEVCPYLEETFKILGRSWNGLILHYLSTCDGYKAHFSEMKRHLRPITNRALSMKVAELADADLLTKEVISTNPPSVCYHLTEKGVALARALEPLETWAHDYINLEEKVQ
- a CDS encoding L-threonylcarbamoyladenylate synthase → MSETKIWDVRDYTTRLEKYPKLPEIVKTLQDGGLVVLPTETVYGLGGNAKDDTAIRKIYEAKGRPSDNPLIVHIHDTDQLDDFVANISEATRKLMEAFWPGPITFILPLKQGFLCDRVTGGLNSVAVRMPSHPVALALLRAVDLPIAAPSANLSGRPSPTTFEHAFNDLNQRVDGIIQSTQSDAGLESTVVDCTSFPFRIARPGTIMRNMLNDILPQSVEVHSPLATEKPIAPGMKYRHYAPSTPLKMIEQLNAPVHEHAHEDWSKIAFIVPETKKKFLPASVQVIVMSESESDIQGANYNLYDVLHQLDQLDDVDMAYIYGFENNFETEALRNRMLKAVSQQVVKDESL
- the prmC gene encoding peptide chain release factor N(5)-glutamine methyltransferase; protein product: MNYKQWRQHAEQQMVANGYEANAIQWFMMDTLQWSRTALILNEMTPIPDSTLKQLNDGLSQLLAGMPVQYVVGQAEFYGRQFKVNSDVLIPRPETEEVVHYFFTQLTAAKVVADIGVGSGAIAVTLKAERPELRVIATDISSQALTVAHRNAQRLQQDITFLQGNALQPLINQGIRLDGLISNPPYIGEHERALMDDSVIQYEPHMALFADQEGYQVYAAILRDLPHVMQDGAPVVFEIGFQQGVKLTLMMQQLYPHITTEVINDINGHARIFHFKWTQP
- a CDS encoding low molecular weight protein arginine phosphatase is translated as MKIVFVCTGNTCRSPLAESIAKQLMPDFEIVSRGLMAQKGHPISPHSRELLRRHELPLPNGAQLFDAGDAEADLILTMTASHRQMIQAMYGPQVNVYALNDYVGEDLAVEDPYGGQYETYEQVFEQLTRMIEKLKSKLVTE
- the rho gene encoding transcription termination factor Rho, which translates into the protein MSRERTSPQYESFHELYKNYTTKALTEKAKSLKLVNYSKLNKKELVLAIMEAQMEQDGNYYMEGILDDIQQDGYGFLRTVNFSKGEKDIYISASQIRRFEIKLGDKVTGKVRKPKENEKYYGLLQVDFVNDHNAEEVKKRPHFQALTPLYPDERIRLETEPQNYSTRVMDLVTPIGLGQRGLIVAPPKAGKTSLLKEIANAIVTNKPNAKLFILLIGERPEEVTDIERSVDEAEVVHSTFDEHPKHHVKVAELLLERAKRLVEIGEDVIILMDSITRLARAYNLVVPPSGRTLSGGLDPASLHGPKTFFGAARNIEAGGSLTILATALIDTGSRMDDMIYEEFKGTGNMELHLDRKLSERRIYPAIDISRSSTRKEELLVPKNELDSLWQLRNMFSNSSDFTERFIRKLKKTKSNAEFFEVLQQSAAESSKTGKPII
- a CDS encoding type B 50S ribosomal protein L31; this translates as MKQGIHPEYRKVIFLDTTTDYKFLSGSTKFSNETMEWEDGNEYPVIRLDISSDSHPFYTGRQKFAAADGRVERFNKKFGLKSDN